The following proteins are co-located in the Brachybacterium sacelli genome:
- a CDS encoding putative quinol monooxygenase, protein MTFANVATLDSAPGRRDDLVALLTRPSDALEALGCLAYEVGVNAEEPDTVFVLELWTSAEAHRASLQRPEVRDSIAAARPLLSGGSGGLRFDVVGSPLRE, encoded by the coding sequence ATGACCTTCGCGAACGTGGCCACCCTCGATTCGGCACCGGGCAGGCGTGACGACCTGGTGGCCCTCCTGACCCGGCCCAGCGACGCCCTCGAGGCGCTGGGGTGCCTGGCCTACGAGGTCGGGGTGAACGCCGAGGAACCGGACACGGTGTTCGTGCTCGAGCTGTGGACGAGTGCCGAGGCGCATCGGGCCTCGCTGCAGCGCCCTGAGGTCCGCGACTCCATCGCGGCGGCGCGCCCGCTGCTCTCGGGCGGATCCGGCGGCCTCCGGTTCGACGTGGTCGGGTCGCCCCTGCGCGAGTGA
- a CDS encoding ABC transporter ATP-binding protein: protein MSASDTASSLRLAAATVAYGEKPVLEGLDFTVPRGLFTAVIGPNGCGKSTMLKTLARTLRPRAGEALLDERPLGRWRPKAVARRIALLPQDPVVPEGITVRALVGRGRHPYHSPLRQWLPGDDEAVAAALEATGVQRIAERPVAGLSGGQRQRVWVAMILAQGTEYVLLDEPTSFLDVAHQIDVLHLCQDMREEGRTVVTVLHDLNQAARYADHLVVMDSGRIVASGTPADVLSEELVDEVFSLRAVVTADPQSGTPLVIPRRRED from the coding sequence ATGAGCGCCTCCGATACCGCCTCCTCGCTGCGGCTGGCCGCGGCGACCGTCGCCTACGGGGAGAAGCCGGTCCTGGAGGGCCTCGACTTCACGGTGCCCCGGGGCTTGTTCACCGCCGTGATCGGCCCCAACGGCTGCGGGAAGTCGACGATGCTGAAGACGCTCGCCCGCACTCTGCGCCCGCGTGCCGGGGAGGCCCTGCTCGATGAGCGTCCGCTGGGGCGCTGGCGACCCAAGGCCGTCGCACGGCGCATCGCCCTGCTGCCGCAGGATCCCGTCGTCCCGGAGGGCATCACCGTGCGGGCGCTGGTGGGCAGGGGTCGCCACCCCTATCACTCGCCGCTGCGTCAGTGGCTGCCCGGGGACGACGAGGCGGTCGCCGCCGCGCTCGAGGCCACGGGCGTCCAGCGGATCGCGGAGCGGCCGGTGGCCGGGCTCTCCGGCGGTCAGCGCCAGCGGGTCTGGGTCGCGATGATCCTCGCGCAGGGCACGGAGTACGTGCTGCTCGATGAGCCGACCTCCTTCCTCGACGTCGCCCACCAGATCGACGTGCTGCACCTGTGCCAGGACATGCGTGAGGAGGGGCGCACCGTCGTCACCGTGCTGCACGACCTCAACCAGGCCGCCCGCTACGCCGATCACCTGGTGGTGATGGACTCCGGGAGGATCGTGGCCTCCGGGACGCCCGCCGACGTGCTCAGCGAGGAGCTGGTCGACGAGGTGTTCTCGCTGCGCGCCGTGGTCACCGCCGATCCCCAGAGCGGCACCCCCCTGGTCATCCCGCGTCGCCGCGAGGACTGA
- a CDS encoding FecCD family ABC transporter permease has protein sequence MTGRALSSRPLGIGILLVAAILSGAVATLAWGELGIGPGELASAARGEAGTKVTFVLERLRGPRLLVGIGAGIAFGLAGALFQTVTRNPLGSPDVIGLGAGAGAGVALATLLAPGLVPAPVGALLGAAVAIGLVHVSTGLGFASPARVIITGIGVSAMALAVTQYVVAVALRDSSSQLAGYLVGTLNSRSLGQAALIGIALMVLIPAVALLSHDLRMMDLGDELADALGGSALRTRTAAILLAVLLAAAAVAVAGPIAFVALAAPHIARRSVGAPGPQLVLSALVGALIMVLADFTVQHVAPVEDLPVGVITAGVGGVYLGYLLLSEWKRSDA, from the coding sequence ATGACCGGGCGCGCGCTGTCCTCCCGCCCCCTGGGCATCGGGATCCTGCTGGTCGCGGCGATCCTCTCCGGAGCGGTGGCGACCCTCGCCTGGGGCGAGCTCGGGATCGGCCCCGGGGAGCTGGCCTCCGCCGCCCGCGGCGAGGCCGGCACGAAGGTCACCTTCGTCCTGGAGCGGCTGCGCGGGCCGCGGCTGCTGGTCGGCATCGGGGCGGGCATCGCCTTCGGTCTGGCCGGAGCGCTGTTCCAGACCGTCACCCGCAACCCCCTGGGCAGCCCCGACGTGATCGGTCTCGGGGCCGGCGCCGGGGCCGGGGTGGCGCTGGCGACCCTGCTCGCGCCGGGACTCGTGCCCGCCCCCGTCGGCGCCCTGCTCGGCGCCGCCGTCGCGATCGGCCTCGTGCACGTCTCCACCGGGCTCGGCTTCGCCTCCCCGGCGCGCGTGATCATCACCGGCATCGGGGTCTCCGCGATGGCGCTGGCCGTCACCCAGTACGTCGTGGCCGTCGCCCTGCGCGACAGCTCCTCGCAGCTGGCCGGTTACCTGGTCGGCACCCTGAACTCCCGCAGCCTCGGCCAGGCCGCGCTGATCGGCATCGCGCTGATGGTGCTGATCCCCGCGGTCGCCCTGCTCTCCCACGACCTGCGGATGATGGATCTGGGCGATGAGCTGGCCGACGCCCTCGGCGGCTCCGCGCTCCGTACCCGCACCGCGGCGATCCTGCTGGCCGTGCTGCTGGCCGCCGCGGCGGTCGCGGTCGCCGGCCCCATCGCCTTCGTGGCCCTGGCCGCCCCGCACATCGCTCGGCGGTCCGTCGGCGCCCCAGGCCCCCAGCTCGTGCTGTCGGCCCTGGTGGGCGCGTTGATCATGGTGCTCGCCGATTTCACCGTCCAGCACGTCGCCCCGGTCGAGGACCTCCCCGTCGGTGTCATCACCGCCGGGGTGGGCGGCGTCTACCTGGGCTATCTGCTGTTGTCCGAATGGAAGAGATCCGACGCATGA
- a CDS encoding iron-siderophore ABC transporter substrate-binding protein — MTVTTRFARRTWLAGALAAPLALAACSGNGEGGGPGTSDDGGAGAGFTPVTLEHALGSAEITEKPQRIVTLGQGSAETAVALGRIPVGIEEYPWGADDTGYLPWIHEAVTEAGGELPEQFTGGTELDVEAVLALEPDVILAPWSGLTQEQFDILTDIAPTVAYAEQPWVITWQEQITTIGKALGEDEAAASLIEEIHTTFEDSARPEYADHTFSFIYNSGPGTLGVFYEDEQRVAMVRALGLTVDPVNQELGEWDEPGTDSAMIGLENADLLADSDLIFTFYSDESNRETIEAQDLYASIPAIEAGAVVAPTDQSFVTGSSIITPLTVPWALERYVPMIDEAIAKVSAS, encoded by the coding sequence ATGACCGTCACGACCCGCTTCGCCCGCCGTACCTGGCTCGCCGGTGCGCTCGCCGCGCCGCTGGCGCTCGCCGCCTGCAGCGGGAACGGAGAGGGCGGGGGCCCCGGCACCTCCGACGACGGCGGAGCCGGGGCGGGCTTCACCCCCGTGACGCTCGAGCACGCCCTCGGCAGCGCCGAGATCACCGAGAAGCCGCAGCGGATCGTGACCCTCGGGCAGGGCTCGGCAGAGACGGCCGTCGCCCTGGGCCGCATCCCCGTGGGCATCGAGGAGTACCCCTGGGGCGCCGACGACACCGGTTACCTGCCGTGGATCCACGAGGCGGTCACCGAGGCCGGCGGCGAGCTGCCCGAGCAGTTCACCGGCGGCACTGAGCTCGACGTCGAGGCGGTCCTCGCCCTCGAGCCCGACGTCATCCTCGCCCCCTGGTCCGGCCTGACCCAGGAGCAGTTCGACATCCTCACCGACATCGCCCCCACCGTCGCCTACGCGGAGCAGCCCTGGGTGATCACCTGGCAGGAGCAGATCACCACGATCGGCAAGGCCCTGGGCGAGGACGAGGCGGCCGCCTCCCTGATCGAGGAGATCCACACGACCTTCGAGGACTCCGCGCGGCCCGAGTACGCCGACCACACCTTCTCCTTCATCTACAACTCCGGCCCCGGCACCCTCGGCGTCTTCTACGAGGACGAGCAGCGGGTGGCGATGGTCCGCGCACTCGGCCTCACCGTCGACCCGGTCAACCAGGAGCTGGGCGAGTGGGACGAGCCCGGCACGGACTCCGCCATGATCGGTCTGGAGAACGCCGACCTGCTGGCCGACTCGGACCTCATCTTCACCTTCTACTCCGACGAGTCGAACCGGGAGACCATCGAGGCCCAGGACCTCTACGCCTCCATCCCCGCCATCGAAGCGGGCGCGGTCGTGGCGCCGACGGACCAGTCCTTCGTCACCGGATCCTCGATCATCACCCCGCTCACCGTCCCGTGGGCCCTCGAGCGCTACGTGCCGATGATCGACGAGGCCATCGCGAAGGTCTCCGCGAGCTGA
- a CDS encoding iron ABC transporter permease, which produces MGRTALAPHGPPDDLSDGPSAVPGDASAAPTGARLPPWLVVVLVALVLVLAAVASLALGARAASPAEVWAALRGGGEEHMRQVVAAREPRTVLGATVGAALGVSGLLIQGVTRNPLGEPGLLGVTSGASAAVVTATAFLGVTGSGAGVWVALPGALLAVVVVYLLGRPAGSHSVVPLILAGAVVSAVLYAYIQAMILTRPDVFDSYRHWVVGSLSGSSYATLGAVAPALVLGLVLAIVVAPGLNMLALGDDVATALGTRVGLLRAGALLAATLLAAAATAAVGPIAFVGLAVPHLVRGLVGSDHRWQLPICLLLGAALLLGSDVLARVIARPQELMVGVVTAFLGAPFLLWSVRRGKVTT; this is translated from the coding sequence GTGGGCAGGACCGCTCTCGCCCCGCACGGCCCGCCCGATGATCTGTCGGACGGGCCGTCGGCCGTCCCCGGAGACGCCTCGGCGGCTCCGACCGGGGCCCGCCTCCCGCCCTGGCTGGTGGTGGTGCTGGTCGCCCTGGTGCTCGTGCTCGCCGCCGTGGCCAGCCTCGCGCTGGGCGCACGCGCCGCGAGCCCGGCCGAGGTGTGGGCCGCATTGCGCGGCGGCGGTGAGGAGCACATGCGGCAGGTGGTCGCCGCCCGCGAGCCGCGCACGGTGCTCGGGGCCACCGTCGGTGCCGCCCTGGGCGTCTCCGGGCTGCTCATCCAGGGCGTGACCCGCAATCCCCTGGGTGAGCCGGGCCTGCTCGGCGTGACCAGCGGCGCCTCGGCGGCCGTGGTCACCGCCACCGCTTTCCTGGGAGTCACCGGCAGCGGTGCCGGAGTCTGGGTGGCCCTGCCCGGGGCGCTGCTCGCGGTGGTGGTGGTCTACCTGCTGGGACGCCCTGCCGGGTCCCACTCGGTGGTGCCGCTGATCCTGGCCGGCGCCGTGGTCTCCGCGGTGCTGTACGCCTACATCCAGGCCATGATCCTCACCCGCCCCGACGTCTTCGACTCCTATCGTCACTGGGTGGTGGGCTCGCTGTCGGGCTCCTCCTACGCCACCCTCGGCGCCGTCGCCCCCGCGCTCGTGCTCGGCCTGGTGCTGGCGATCGTGGTGGCGCCGGGACTGAACATGCTGGCGCTGGGCGACGACGTCGCCACCGCTCTCGGCACCCGGGTCGGCCTGCTGCGCGCCGGGGCGCTCCTCGCGGCGACCCTGCTCGCCGCGGCCGCCACGGCCGCCGTCGGGCCGATCGCGTTCGTCGGCCTCGCCGTCCCCCACCTGGTGCGAGGACTCGTGGGCAGCGACCACCGCTGGCAGCTGCCGATCTGCCTGCTGCTCGGTGCCGCACTGCTGCTCGGCTCCGACGTCCTCGCCCGGGTGATCGCCCGACCTCAGGAACTGATGGTCGGGGTGGTCACGGCCTTCCTCGGCGCCCCGTTCCTGCTGTGGTCGGTGCGTCGCGGGAAGGTGACGACATGA